In Zonotrichia albicollis isolate bZonAlb1 chromosome 9, bZonAlb1.hap1, whole genome shotgun sequence, the DNA window ACCAcccctgctgtgtgattgacagctctgccaggccagggctgggggcggggctctgtcccaccacaaaccaaggcctgacctGGCCCTGGCCCCACACGGGAATTCTGAGCATCCCATGGTGTCTCAGAACATCGATCTCATCCAGCTTCTGACAGTGACCACATTGACACTACAGAACCTCATGAAgccatgggtcagttgtgacaatgtggGTCAAAGGACAACACGGTGACACtggggaacctcatggaaccaaggggccattgtgacactgtggtgcctcatggaatcaagggaccattgtgaaacTCAGGGGTCCCACGGCACCAACAGTCCATGGTGACCTTGTGCAGCCCGTAGTGTCACAGAGGAGCCACTGTGACACAGCGAGGGCGCATGGAGCTTAGGGGCCCATGGTGACACATCAGGGCTTCGTGGAACCaggaagccattgtgacattgcagggcctcatggaagctcGGGGCCCCTGTGACACTACAGAAGCAAGGGCAACATTGTGCCGCtccagggcctcatggaaccaaggagaccattgtgacactgtgggatcccatgaaaccaagggaacatggaacaggtctggctgacagggcctcctggcgatcacctgacaggtctggtGCACCTTGGTATGCCGAGGGCTGCTTCACATCTGCCTGGAacccctggggctctgggctttccttcctatgggagaGAACTGTTCTTCTCCTCCAGAGCCCCGTGGACAAAATTGGGATTCCTCCTCCAAATTTCCTTCTGTGCaaagattgttcccagatgaaatctgctgggacagacagatctggctgccttgactacccaggggccacctctcacctgcctttgaaacactgggaccatgtgtttttctttcctatggGAAAAAAGCACCTTTCACATCCAGGCACACATGGCCAAAATTGAGCCTCTGCCTCCAGGCACCCACAGCCAAAACtgagattccacctccaaaatgcCCTATGTCCAAGGATTtcccccagatgaaaggtgtcaggagagacaggtctggctgtCTTGGCCCATGGGGGGCCATCTCTCATCTTCTTCCAAAATACTTGgactttgtgtttttctttcctatggGAAAAACAACCCATCTTGACCAGGTGCCCACGGTCAAAATTGAGATTCCACCTCCCAAATTCTGTATGTCCAAGGATTCCTCTGTGAAAAAAGCTGTCAGGACAAACAGGTCTGACTGGCTTGGCCTCTCAAGAGCCTTCTCTCTCTACTTCTGCCCCGGAAACacttgggctctgtgctttccttcctatggaaaagacaTCCCTCTTATCAATGCAGAAatggccaaaattgggattccacATGGATAAATCCATATATCCAAGGGTTGatttcagacaaaagctgccaggacagagaggtctggctgtccttggcctctggtgactgccccTCATCTGCCCCTGGAACGTTTGGGCTCTTTCCTTCCTATtgagaccatggtgacaccatggggtccatggaaccaagggaacatggaacaggtctggctgatctTGGAATGTCAagggctgcctctcatctgcaCATGATCCGCTGGGACTccttgctttccttcctatggaaaagaactgtctctTTCCAGATGCCCATGGACAAATTTGGTACTCCCCTGAAAAAATTTCTGTAGGCAAGGGTatctcccagaaaaaaaaactgccagctctggctggcctttGCCTCTGGtggtcacctctcatctgcctcagAAGtaccagggctctgtgccttccTTTCCACAGAAAAGAAGCAGCCTTCTTGTCTATAGTCCATGGCAGAAATTGGAATTTGGCTGCCAAAATTCATCCTATCCCAGGATTGCTCCctgacaaaagctgccaggacagacagctctgccttgccttggcctctggtgattTTCTCACACTATGAGctgaatattttcatttgaaagCACCTTGGAGATGGCCCAGAGATCTCCCAAGCTGGGGTTTGGAAGCCTCCAGAGCATAACCCATACATGGAGGCTGATGTGCCTGAGCTCAGCTGTGAAGAGACTGAGAACAGAATAGGAATGGCCTGGCAGGGCTTGAAGGTTGGATTCAAAAATGGTGGAGCTTTTTTTCCATAGTGGGAAACAGCCAGAGAGAGAAATAATGACACAAatgcagctggggaggcccagactgGACAAAAAAGGAATTTCCCTTCCAGGGCAGGGCCGTGGTGCAACATGTAACccagaaggagcctggagcagcccaaggctctgtgtgggcaggcagaggcaggcaggaggcagagctgtcagcaaaggaagggcccagccaggtggggcagccgggggatgccgacagcctgcagggacagaggcgcagggcagggacaccgtgggacagcctgggctgcacagggcatagggatgggcagcagctgcaagacagccctgccagagccaacttgggcagcactttggccatggctgctgggcccgggcctgaggccacgaggggacaagtgacccttgcagggctggggcctcattgcctccttgtccctgctcagcagcctggcaggggccgccccatgctcctgcccttgccattgcacatccccacatgccagtgcccatcccaggaagagccctgagcaaggaaggagggacaggatctgcctggccaggggccggggctcaggccttggccctttgcattcctcaaacacatccaggtgtgctcagcaccagagacgcCTTTGCCTTGtgtgtccccacctgtcatcccTGCCTCtagtgttctgctctacctggagaaaactttctcagttgtgtccctcagtgggacccattaaaacttcaagaaaatttgACGTTTAAATTTAACTTAGtattcttgagaagttttttgaatgCTCTctgggactgagtctgatgtaaacagcaccaaagccccagaggttcattaaagtccttgtgctgtgtctgtgctcctgtgctgggctgggctcctggcacagaagGAGCCCTTGGAAACCAAGAAGAACTCaaaaagacatttctcctgATGAGCAGCacttctcccagcccagcagggctgagggcactgcctgcaggtgTCTGAGAGCAGTGAAGCAGAAGGAAGCTCAATGCAGCTGCAAGGACAATTCTGcactcattcatggagaaatcTTCACAGCTTTTGACACAGTCAATCTCTGGATGCAGggatctcctaaagctggagaTGGCAGGACTGACATGACTGTAAggatggctctgctgctgtttctgctttgggggaggatgtgctgcagagcggggctgccctgggcaccatcAGAGGGAAAGGTcaggacggctcctgctgccagggacagaagagcagctcctgcgcccctcagggctcttggccagcccagggcatgtgccagctggcaggggcagctctcagcctgcctggcacctCCCcatggatgctgcaggggagcagTGGGTGCAAGAAGTGACTCCTGcaagggcagctcctgctgctttggAGAGGGTGCTGtgtgggccagggctgctcagagctccagctcaTGCCCAGCTCATTTCTGAGGGGACTTTTCATGAGCTCATTCAGGGCTCAGGTTTCCTGCTTGTGTCTCTGCTTTCGTGAATCTgtgctcccacttttccccacctcagcttggtggcaatggaaactcagctgtgcagggcagagcaggggctgaggctcttAAACCATCACACTGAGTTTTCCTGTGAACCTCAGCAAGTgcctgcacctgcccagcctccagacCCATGCAGCATTACCTTTCCAtgatgcccaggctgggggagctgttctTTATTCCCTGCAGGGccgagcagctgcagggcagggctggcccaggggctgggctgggctctggcagctctggcagggaagcagcccggggccacaggagcagctggggctgggacagctccagcagcagagccgtgggcaggcagggagggtggcagtgctgagggaagccctgctgcagggcagatgtggcacctgccgggcctgccctgcagggcacacactgccctgagcagcacagctcttgtgtcccctcgcagccagcacagccctcagcccgggggctcggggccctcagtccctcctgggccggcagagcagccccagagatgaagggcatctctgcggccatgtgcccattccctgctgaccaggacctgagggccactgtcctgccctgctgctgcctggcaggggttgggcagggctggccagggaaaggcttttcctcaggcccggctctctctctctcctttccttgcccaggtgctgctggcattgctgaggggctctctgcaatggcagttccagctgcagggccaggcccagcccttgggctcctcctgtgcaggctgagcacagcaatggggtatcccagctccctgtgcccgggcagctctgggcagggcagcctgggaaaCTGGCAATGAGCCCACTCTCCTCAAGCAGTGCCATGGACAGGACCCTTGGTGTGTCCTGGGGATGCCACCCAAGCTGTCAGCTGCctccaggggacactggggcacagGAGTGTCCTTGGCTAGAGGGGGCTGAGACTGAGACAGGCTGAGCCAGTTTGCTCTGCTGTGGGTCCCACTGCTCTCAGCTGTGTCAGGCTGATTTCTAGGGGAACACAGAGACTGCCCTGGATCGCAGAAAAGGCAGCTGGGAAAAGATGGATTGAGAGAGCAGCTCCCCTCACCCTTCACTGTGTTACAGCCACTGCTCTTGCATTGCACAGTTCTCTCTAatctccctgggcacagcagaaaaccctcccaaactGCCTTTGGCTGTCACCATTCCTTAGCCCTGGGAGAGGAGATGCTGCCAAGCTCCTCTGCCTCAGGAGCAGTTTGGGCTGATGAAATCCAAGCCAAGGACTGGCCCCTGTCCCCGTTCCCATGACCTCACTGCTGAAGAGCAGAGCTGAtcccttggtgtccccaggcacagcccctgctcgtCACAGCAAGGGGGCCagatcccagcagagctccaggcacgGGGCTGAAGGAAGGACTCTAATGAAAGGAAAATTGGGTGATacagagcaggaggggcagAAATGGGAGAGAGGGCTTGGACATTGCTCAGCAAAGTCTGCTCTGACTTGTCATTGTCCTCTGCTTGAATAGGACTACATGGGCAGAGTGAaaaaatgtccaacagcagctccatcaggcacttcctcctgctgccattggcagacacgcggcagctgcagctcctgcacttctgcctcttgctgggcatctccctggctgccctcctgggcaacggcctcatcatcagcgccgtagcctgcggccaccacctgcacacgcccatgttcttcttcctgctcaacctggccctcactgacctgggctgcatctgcaccactgtccccaaagccatgcacaattccctctgggacagcagcaacatctcctacacaggatgtgctgcacagatatttttcattatgttcTTCATTTCAACAGAGTTTTATCtgctgaccatcatgtgctacgaccgctacgtgtccatctgcaaacccctgcactacgggaccctcctgggcagcagagcttgtgcccacatggcagcagctgcctgggccagtggctttctcaatgctctgctgcacacagccaatacattttccctgcccctgtgccagggcaatgCCCTAggtcagttcttctgtgaaattccacagatcctcaagctctcctgctccagatcctacctcagggaacagGGACTTCTTGCTGTCAGTGTGTCTTTGGTATTTGGTTGTTttctgttcattgttttctcctatgtgcagatcttcagggctgtgctgaggatcccctctgagcagggacggcacaaagccttttccacctgcctccctcacctggtcgtggtctccctgttcctcagcactggcacatttgcccacctgaagcccccctccatgtcctccccatccctggatatggccctgtcagttctgtacttgGTGGTTCCTCCAGCcatgaaccccctcatctacagcctgaggaaccaggagctcaaggctgcagtgtggagaatgatgactggatggtttaAAAAACATTAATCTTCTCTTTTATTAcaaatagtaatagtaatagtaaaaatCACAAATAACttgtaataaaaataatctttaataCTTCTTACTGGCTTCATTTTGGGgattcttttcctttgttttcttttttttttttttcatattgtccacaaaaaaattatattttctgtggcatttttcattttgtttctctctacCTTACCTGTGGCCACGGGCTGTGTCAAGGAAGGGCTGCACTCTTGGTGGatttaaaggaactaaaggatctccaagcaaagttttctgcagagatgcccttttgttgccttctctggagctgcagcagcaatgtctgtgtgcagagctgggagcagatcagtgctggcccagcagctgtgcccagcagcagcagcacttgatgttgccagtgctgctgccgtggccctgccccgctgccctggtggccctggtgttgctgcagggcctgagtgctctcggggcctggcacagccctgggggtggcagtgccggggctgcagcagggacaggccatgggcactactggggcagcgctgacgcctcaggccaggccctgggggctccaggctccttgcccagacCCTCTCAATAACAcagccaggccaatgctcagcacagaaaatccctgtgaacagccccaggctggccgtgggcaggctgggggcaaacagcatggttggggctctgcaagggccctggagcagatgggaaggagcagcagagcaggggctgatccatccccagtgcgctggacagcccagggcagcgtcccagagcgtcctcatggagctgccaacaacatcccccctctgcagccctggcctctcccccagctcacacaggggccccatccttgcaggcacagacatggcagcactggctcagcagcccctgtttgcattgcacacagcagcaggagcacccccatgctgttggtgtggggacatgaacctgagggagcacaaatgccatcagcccctggggccagcaagggctgggggacaccagggaaaccactcagctttgtcctggcctctgcactcagccaaAAAGTTTGTTctcatcagctgggagtttttgtcccactgcagacactGTTGCTCAAATCCAGGGCttcctggcagccacccccaaactgcccttaGCATTTCCTTGGTTTCACCTTTGATTTCTTTACTCTTCCCTTGTACAAATTTCTTCCTGTTGCCCACCCttgttccctcccctgcaaacagcccatccctgtttgccttttcctctctggccccactccccattgcagttcctgacttggccccatgggaacgtcttgtgggcagcaggatcatcctacaagtgctgcaggaattgtctgcaggctcctgcagtgcctagtgctgctcccttgccagagacaccccaggccaggggggcacatctgggctgctgtgcctggctctggggctccctgttgtgggcagtgaggaggagctgcagaggctcagcaggactgacaggatgggctttggggctgccaggagaagctgagggacctgggctgctggagcttctgcagaggaggcccagggctcatcctgtgACTGCTTCAAGGGTggcttcagagaatcccagaatcagcaaggttggaaaagaccttggagatcatcaagtccaaccttgaTGTGCCCTGACATcaccttgtctcccctgagcctcctcttctccaggataaagaacaccagctccctcagccgctTCTCAAACTACTTGttttccagacccctccccagccttgttgcccttctctggacacgctccagcccctccatggccttcctaaattggTGGGCCTagcactggacacagcactggaggtgttacccaagcagtgctgagcacaggggaagaatccctgccctgctcctgctggccacaccattcctgatccaggccaggagccattggccttcttggctacctgggcacactgctggctcttgtccagcctgctgtccatcagtccctgcaggtccccttctgcctggctgctgtccagccactctgtccctaGCCTGTAATGCTGCAGGggtgtcaccctggttttttaagattttctatgTCTTCTGATATTgccattcttgtagtgaactttctcacacactttctgtaaataactttttgttttgcattgctttatggaggaggagagagttgaagGATTGTTGGTTTGCCCAGTGTcgttggagaggtggcactgtcaccttccaatccGCAGTCACTTTTGGAAagtgtaataagtaacaatatatttgttcattaatagctagatgatgatttaaattaaaaacaatagctaaatagattttgtagaatatctatagggctgtatgggaaacatACAAAGAATATCTAtggggctgtatgggaaacatAGGCTACAAACCCCCCCTTGGTAACCAGATTCAGCCACATCTggtaataattactaaccttgtagaattgcttgctctgcaaaaattctaccctatagatataggagactttctgaaacacatatgataacaattattaaccttgcaagaatgcaGAGCTTAGAAAAAAGACTTATAGGTATGCTgtataaggaaagcggccaaagaggaagacttggggccttcatcccatgaccaccagaaggcagaaaaaagaccccgagcaacaggaggagcacacGCAGAAAACAGATCACGTCACCCAGGAattcggagaaaaaggacaataaaaagtgAACTTGAAAGAGGGGAGGTGCGCGCCTAAGAGAGCAAGTCTCCTGGCTAcccagcgctgaatcttgcttattcttgcttgcataataataaagattattgtacaattcttaaattccaTTGAttcgtttatcacaatttggtgctgtgactcagatcctgagacagggttggtttgagaattcgggggggcgcccccacccctttggtggccctgATCTTCTCAACCGACCCCCCCCTCTGGACCGATGAACCTAAATTCGAGtataagcaaggaaacaccagtAACCCTGTAAACTTTGTGCACGAAGATCTGAGTGAAGATGCAGGATGCGTGAGTATAAGGGTGAACTGCTCGTTGggggttggaatcccagggcacagtgaatgagacgtccaactgaggaggaagcaggagggaccctccagtagtgcgTTTCTCGTAACCCGCGAGGGAGCGAGCCACAACggaggggtgtgtgtgtgtgtgtgcgtggaggtgccttggaagatggggcagaaggaaagCAAGCCTTGTGACCCCATGGGGGAGGGCCCCCggttacccccaatacctaaagatagtccgttaggattaatgattaagtattgggatgattttccctccagaaaagggaaggataaagcaaaaatgataaattattgcatggtagtatggggaggtaagaaactggattcaggaaatacatactggcccgttttcggatcctctgaggactgggtctgtcaagccttgaatatctatgtgaattctaaagagccagaaaacctggaggagaaagcttatgctaaattgtggttggtgggaagtaatgagcaaataactagattgctcccccttaagggaagccaaggggaagaagatagaaagaaaaagtcccgagtggaggaagagatttctatttatcctcccccatatgtaccaccaccagccccagccccccgtgtatcccttccaaacattcctccagcatcagcccctgacaaacagcaggtcacGGACTCCCCGGATTACAGGAGACGTACTcggagccaaatgaaaacagtaatt includes these proteins:
- the LOC141730088 gene encoding olfactory receptor 14A16-like, with the protein product MSNSSSIRHFLLLPLADTRQLQLLHFCLLLGISLAALLGNGLIISAVACGHHLHTPMFFFLLNLALTDLGCICTTVPKAMHNSLWDSSNISYTGCAAQIFFIMFFISTEFYLLTIMCYDRYVSICKPLHYGTLLGSRACAHMAAAAWASGFLNALLHTANTFSLPLCQGNALGQFFCEIPQILKLSCSRSYLREQGLLAVSVSLVFGCFLFIVFSYVQIFRAVLRIPSEQGRHKAFSTCLPHLVVVSLFLSTGTFAHLKPPSMSSPSLDMALSVLYLVVPPAMNPLIYSLRNQELKAAVWRMMTGWFKKH